From a region of the Trichocoleus desertorum ATA4-8-CV12 genome:
- a CDS encoding DUF5357 domain-containing protein: protein MDKVKEILDTLQKLLLPPKAFSWQTLILLSIFSCLMAALAGDLIRSLLATCGWIFLIFGVGWFTTENPIMVGGLSLGPWITGILVSIFLFGEWLDERPSLLFVSWPLISAAIASLGEFIQSGPRFKYPTQAGRQRLVILFLTNLIISCWFQLYFVIQGWLEIYPSLLANDFNQSNFVVRLGVQTTQAPTGVIILNQAEATLKAELEPRSWPEVERWLLTLKQQPTEFENAVMQQLPPSEENALWQLQAQILPDQPDYTLQMLALWQGPSSDLASHYLTKTCRVTQGENPPASASPAPEAAVSAPLASPDATSDSSPLARSNGQVFAGPVTPAIPTPTVPTPTVPTPAAPEALPQTTSTSKIECGSISRPTLVQPGPTLQS from the coding sequence ATGGATAAAGTCAAAGAAATTCTTGATACGCTGCAAAAGTTATTACTGCCACCAAAAGCATTCTCTTGGCAGACTTTAATTTTGCTAAGTATTTTTTCTTGTTTGATGGCAGCCCTGGCAGGTGATTTAATTCGAAGTTTATTAGCAACTTGCGGTTGGATTTTTTTGATTTTTGGTGTGGGTTGGTTCACCACTGAAAACCCAATCATGGTGGGAGGGCTATCTTTAGGGCCTTGGATTACAGGTATATTAGTTAGTATTTTCCTGTTTGGGGAGTGGCTAGATGAACGGCCTTCGCTATTGTTTGTGAGTTGGCCCTTGATTTCAGCCGCGATCGCTTCTTTAGGAGAATTTATTCAATCAGGCCCCCGATTCAAATATCCGACTCAAGCAGGTCGTCAAAGGCTCGTTATTCTGTTTTTAACTAATTTAATTATTAGCTGTTGGTTTCAACTTTACTTCGTGATTCAAGGCTGGTTAGAGATTTATCCCAGTTTGTTAGCAAATGATTTTAATCAAAGTAACTTTGTAGTGCGACTAGGGGTGCAAACGACTCAAGCCCCCACAGGTGTGATCATCCTCAATCAAGCAGAGGCTACGCTAAAAGCGGAACTAGAACCGCGTTCCTGGCCAGAAGTAGAGCGGTGGCTGCTAACACTCAAACAACAGCCAACTGAGTTTGAGAATGCCGTGATGCAACAACTGCCTCCCTCGGAAGAAAATGCTTTATGGCAGTTGCAAGCTCAAATCTTGCCAGATCAGCCAGATTACACTTTGCAAATGCTGGCTCTCTGGCAAGGGCCGAGTTCTGACCTCGCCAGTCACTATCTCACCAAAACTTGCCGTGTCACCCAGGGAGAGAACCCACCTGCCTCGGCTTCACCCGCTCCTGAAGCTGCTGTCTCTGCCCCGCTTGCATCCCCAGACGCAACATCGGACAGTAGCCCTCTAGCGCGTAGCAATGGTCAAGTTTTTGCTGGCCCAGTTACTCCTGCAATTCCAACGCCTACGGTTCCAACGCCTACGGTTCCAACCCCTGCGGCCCCTGAAGCGCTCCCGCAAACGACAAGCACTAGTAAGATTGAATGCGGATCTATTAGTCGGCCTACTTTGGTTCAACCGGGGCCAACCTTGCAATCCTAG
- a CDS encoding ABC transporter permease gives MNLGRIFTIATNVFWEVIRDRILYLIGFFALLLIMALRLLPEVAAGTENKILLDVGLAGITVLSLIITVFVGTGLINKEIEKRTVLVLIAKPISRAEFVIGKHLGLSAVLAVLLSLMTAIYLAVLTWAQIQYPLVSILVAVLYLFLELSLLTAAAILFGVFTSSLLATLLTFAVYLVGHFSRDLVTLGNLASSPDLRRLTKGIYLFLPDLARLDLKNEAVYGVLAAPRELLLNAGYGLAYTVLLLAIAILIFSRRQF, from the coding sequence GTGAATCTCGGCAGAATCTTTACGATCGCCACCAATGTATTTTGGGAAGTCATCCGCGATCGCATCCTCTATTTAATTGGCTTCTTTGCCTTACTGCTGATTATGGCGCTGCGACTGTTGCCAGAAGTGGCGGCGGGCACAGAAAACAAAATTTTGCTCGATGTAGGTTTAGCTGGAATTACAGTTCTGAGTTTAATTATTACTGTGTTTGTAGGGACTGGTCTCATCAACAAAGAAATTGAAAAACGGACTGTCTTAGTGCTAATTGCTAAACCGATTAGCCGCGCTGAATTCGTCATTGGTAAACACCTGGGTTTATCAGCAGTTTTAGCTGTGCTCCTGTCGCTCATGACCGCCATTTACCTCGCGGTGCTGACTTGGGCGCAGATCCAGTACCCCCTGGTTAGCATTTTGGTAGCAGTCCTCTACTTATTTCTAGAGTTATCTCTACTCACGGCAGCGGCAATTTTGTTCGGGGTGTTTACCAGTTCACTATTAGCGACTCTACTCACCTTCGCCGTTTATCTAGTTGGGCATTTCAGCCGCGACTTGGTGACACTGGGCAACTTGGCTTCCAGCCCAGATTTGCGTCGTCTCACTAAAGGCATCTATCTATTTCTACCTGATTTGGCTCGGCTCGATCTCAAGAATGAAGCAGTCTATGGAGTTTTGGCAGCTCCGAGAGAACTGTTGTTAAATGCTGGGTATGGACTAGCTTACACAGTGTTACTGCTGGCGATCGCGATCTTAATTTTCTCCAGACGGCAATTCTAA
- the dacB gene encoding D-alanyl-D-alanine carboxypeptidase/D-alanyl-D-alanine-endopeptidase: MAIAFWRRFIVQPLCLLALSTIWEGFQQQPVFATTDSICPTQIGPAIAQILQAEVSPTTTPQAGERSSTNRSGFARARWGILIQTLASKNAKGETLYAQDGDRYFLPASNAKLLTTAAALHKLSPQFRIRTSVYRDTGTKPVKLRLMGRGDPSLTDQELGLLAQQLRSQGIQSISQLLGDESYFRGPVPNPQWEWGDIQAGYGAPVNSLILNQNAIGLQLWPQAVGQPLRVQWDDPAEARRWRIDNQSVTVGGTEDEFVEVGRDLSQPLLRVQGQLRVGGLPEPVAVAIADPSQNFLRRFQRALAAQQIRVGKTLVTHTPTPTADPEIAAIESPPLSTLLIETNRESNNLYAEAILRSLGAQAEASLKQAADLSTAEQGLAVVHQTLTELGVEPGSYVLADGSGLSRHNLVSPAALVQTLQAIAQLPEAEIYRASLPVAGVSGTLQGRFRDTPAQGRLQAKTGTLSGISALSGYLNPPNYQPLVFSIIVNQSPQPTSTLRQTIDEIALTLTKLRSCSRSRF; encoded by the coding sequence ATGGCCATTGCTTTTTGGAGACGTTTTATCGTCCAGCCTCTGTGTCTATTAGCGCTAAGTACGATCTGGGAAGGATTTCAACAGCAACCTGTCTTTGCAACAACCGACTCAATTTGCCCAACTCAGATAGGTCCTGCGATCGCCCAGATCCTCCAAGCAGAGGTTTCTCCCACTACAACCCCTCAAGCGGGAGAACGCTCATCTACTAATCGTTCCGGCTTTGCTCGCGCCCGTTGGGGAATCTTGATTCAGACTCTCGCTTCTAAAAATGCCAAGGGTGAAACTCTGTATGCTCAAGATGGCGATCGCTATTTTTTGCCCGCTTCTAATGCCAAACTTTTGACTACTGCGGCTGCTCTACACAAACTAAGCCCTCAATTTCGCATCCGCACCTCCGTATACCGAGATACTGGTACAAAACCAGTGAAATTACGGCTAATGGGACGAGGCGATCCGAGCTTGACAGATCAAGAGCTGGGGTTGCTGGCACAGCAATTACGCAGCCAGGGAATTCAATCTATTTCTCAGCTATTAGGTGACGAATCTTACTTCCGTGGCCCCGTACCTAATCCCCAATGGGAATGGGGGGATATTCAGGCGGGATATGGCGCTCCTGTCAACAGCTTGATTTTGAATCAGAATGCGATCGGGCTTCAGTTGTGGCCCCAAGCGGTCGGTCAACCGTTGCGAGTGCAATGGGATGATCCAGCAGAGGCGAGGCGTTGGCGTATCGACAACCAATCGGTAACTGTCGGTGGAACAGAAGATGAGTTTGTAGAAGTAGGACGAGACTTGAGCCAGCCACTATTGCGAGTGCAAGGGCAACTGCGGGTAGGGGGCTTACCGGAACCTGTAGCAGTGGCGATCGCAGACCCCAGCCAGAACTTTTTGCGCCGATTCCAGCGGGCTTTAGCAGCTCAACAAATTCGCGTCGGGAAAACTTTAGTCACGCACACACCTACTCCCACCGCAGACCCAGAAATTGCCGCGATCGAATCTCCCCCGTTATCAACCCTGCTGATTGAAACCAATCGAGAGAGCAACAACCTTTACGCCGAGGCAATTTTGCGGTCTTTAGGAGCGCAAGCGGAAGCCTCTCTGAAACAAGCTGCTGATTTATCCACCGCTGAGCAAGGTTTAGCAGTCGTCCACCAAACGCTGACCGAATTGGGGGTGGAACCAGGTAGTTACGTTTTGGCAGACGGGTCGGGGTTGTCTCGTCATAACTTAGTTAGCCCGGCGGCTTTAGTGCAGACCTTGCAAGCGATCGCTCAGTTACCGGAAGCTGAGATTTATCGTGCCTCGTTGCCAGTGGCAGGTGTGAGTGGCACCTTACAAGGTCGCTTTCGAGACACTCCAGCCCAAGGACGACTCCAAGCTAAAACAGGCACACTCTCAGGCATTTCGGCTTTGTCGGGCTACCTCAACCCACCTAACTACCAGCCTTTGGTGTTTAGCATTATTGTCAATCAATCGCCTCAACCCACCTCAACCCTCCGGCAAACCATTGATGAGATTGCGCTAACCCTAACTAAATTGCGTTCCTGTAGCAGATCTCGCTTTTAG
- a CDS encoding cob(I)yrinic acid a,c-diamide adenosyltransferase codes for MARTGVGIRTAQARSERLEGQIHVYDGAGKGKSQAALGVVLRSIGLGINSSVQTRVLLLRFLKGPGRMYEEDAAIEALQRGFPHLIDQVRTGRAEHFGLDDITRFDRLEAQRGWDVAKGAIASGLYSVVVLDELNPVIDLGLLPVDEVVNTLKHKPEHMEIIATGRAAPPALIDIANLHSEMKPHHHPTAAEQGIDGIEIYTGAGKGKSTSALGKALQAIGKGISQDKSHRVLIIQWLKGGSGYTEDAAIAALQQSYPNLVDHQRCGRDAIVWRGQQQELDYVEAERGWEIARAAIASGLYKTIILDELNPTVDLELLPEEPIVQALLRKPRDTEIIITGRCNNPPAYFDLASVHSEMICHKHYAEKGVDLKRGVDF; via the coding sequence ATGGCAAGAACTGGCGTTGGCATTCGAACCGCTCAAGCACGTTCTGAGCGGCTAGAGGGGCAAATTCATGTCTACGATGGAGCGGGCAAAGGCAAGTCCCAAGCAGCGCTGGGCGTAGTGTTGCGCTCGATTGGTTTGGGTATCAACAGTTCGGTGCAAACTCGTGTCCTCCTCTTGCGTTTTCTCAAAGGCCCCGGTCGCATGTACGAAGAAGATGCCGCGATCGAAGCTCTACAACGAGGCTTTCCCCACCTGATTGACCAAGTTCGGACTGGGCGAGCTGAGCATTTCGGCTTGGATGACATCACTCGCTTCGATCGCCTAGAAGCCCAGCGAGGGTGGGATGTAGCTAAAGGCGCGATCGCCTCTGGTCTCTACTCAGTCGTCGTGCTGGATGAACTCAACCCAGTGATTGACTTGGGTTTGTTGCCAGTGGATGAAGTGGTCAACACGCTGAAGCACAAGCCAGAGCACATGGAGATCATTGCCACAGGGCGAGCGGCTCCCCCAGCTTTGATTGACATCGCCAACCTGCACTCAGAAATGAAACCTCACCACCATCCCACTGCGGCTGAGCAAGGGATTGATGGCATTGAGATCTACACCGGAGCTGGCAAAGGCAAGTCCACCAGCGCTTTAGGGAAAGCCTTGCAAGCGATTGGTAAAGGCATTAGTCAAGACAAATCTCATCGCGTCTTGATTATCCAATGGTTGAAGGGTGGCTCTGGCTATACCGAAGATGCCGCGATCGCCGCGTTGCAGCAAAGCTACCCTAACTTAGTCGATCATCAGCGTTGCGGTCGAGATGCGATTGTGTGGCGGGGCCAGCAGCAAGAGCTTGACTATGTGGAGGCCGAGCGAGGTTGGGAGATCGCTAGAGCTGCGATCGCTTCTGGTCTATACAAAACTATTATTCTGGATGAACTGAATCCGACTGTAGATCTGGAGTTGCTGCCAGAAGAACCGATTGTACAAGCGCTGTTGCGTAAACCTCGCGACACCGAAATCATTATTACAGGGCGTTGCAATAATCCTCCAGCCTACTTCGATCTCGCTAGTGTACATTCCGAAATGATTTGCCACAAACACTATGCCGAGAAGGGAGTGGATCTGAAGCGAGGCGTAGATTTCTAA